The DNA segment GATTTTCTCGGCATTTTTTAGCCATAATTAAAAAATTATCCAACTTCTCAATTTCTTCCTTGGTAAAATCTGGGATAAAAGGAAGTTCTTTAGCATCTTCCTTTATCTCAATAATACGAGAATTATCAAAACCTACATCGTTAAGAAGGAACGTAATCTTAGGTGTATTTGATTCAATTGCCAGAAACTTCTTTTTGAGTAAAATTGCATAGGCAACAGCATGGTAGCGACCAGTTACCAGAGCTTCGGACCTTTCCAACGCCTTCGGAAAAATGTGGCTTTTTAACTTTATACGTGAAAAAAGATACCAGAAAAATCTATATATGAATCTAATAACACTTTTCGTATCATGAACGTTTGGTTTTCTTGTTAGTCCAATTTTAATATAGCCTACATTTTGAGAACGGACGCATAGCTGCTGAATACTTTTACTTAAACTAGGGTTTACACTATCAGTTAACAATATTTTTTTCTAAACATTTTATTGTGACAGGGCTTGAGCTCGTAAATCATGGTTAAATCTGGACAATATTTTGAATTTACCCCTTTTGATCGGAGGAGGTCTTGGCTATAAGTGTCGCGACACCAAATACTATCGAAGCATTTAATGTTTTCGTAAAAGCTATCGCTATTTTTATAAATAGTCGCGTTTATGAGAACCGCCGGGCAATTTCTCTTCTTTGCCAGCATTGGGACTTCTAATAACCAACCAACCCTTTCGCGATCAGCATCGTGGTGTAGCGTTCCTTCGCCGTTAACGATAATCAAATCTAACGAAGTGGGAAGGTCATTATCCGTTAGCTTTTCCCCAACTGGCCATAAAAAACTTACGTCCATTCCGATGCTAGTGAGCAGTTTTCTGAGGTTTTTCATGACTCTTTCACAACCATAATGCATGGTTACGCTAGTATCGTTTATTACCGCCACTTTAAAACTCATACTAAACTCTTCCACTTGTCATACCACTAATTTAAAGTGACTACCGCAGGTCACAACCGCTATTTTATAATGCAGCAGGCTCAATATGAAAAATATAACGCTAAGCTTCAAAACCAAAAAATAATATTGTGTTATGCTTTTGAACGACATCGCAGGCTTTACTTTAGGCACTATTTAGGCCATTCAAATAATATTTATAAAATAAAACTAATTAAAACAATAGTTTTTTTTAAAAAATTCTGCGATCTTCAGAAAACTTATAAAAGATTTTCTGAAAGATATTCATACCTATTGACTTCAGTATTTTTTTATAATAAAGAATGTCCTCAAGTTTTCTAGAGTCCATGTATTCACAATCAGCCTGACTCAGCTAGTGGTAGGATGGAACTCCATTGTTAATTAGAGAAAACCGCTGAATTTTCTTCCGGTAAATCTTGGGAAATGGAACATGCATAACAATAGGTGTGTAAGGAAAAACTCGTCGAAACCCAAAACTCTTTAATTGAATTTTATTCTCTTTTTCTGAACTCAAGAATTTCCAATTTATTTATTTCAGAAAATCAACCTTTATAATTCCAACGTCAGCATGTGAACCGCGATAATCATTTCTTGAGAATTCATAGACGCTTACTAGATTAACTTCTGGTCTAACCTCTTTCCTAATAAATCTGGGATCAATTTGTAAAATTTTATCATCACGTTCAAATATACGCCCATACTCCGATAATACGTTATAACTTAGTGGCCTGACTATCTGCATATCGTCCTGCACAAAGAACATGTATCTGTAGCCATTTTTAATGCAGTAATCGAAAGAACTGCATATTGCTATATAAATTTCCGTGAAATTGGCTATTTCCTTTTATCGAAAGAGAACTGGAAAAAAAATATCTTTCACAACATGTTTATTTTTTTGTAGAACTTTAATAGTTTCTTCATCAGAGCTATCGTCATCAAAAATATATAAATTACAATTTGGAGCCATATTAACGAATGAGTCGATGCACTTGCCCAAACGGTTGCCTTGATTATAAGAAAATATACATATCGCAAGCTCACTATTGGCCATTCGAGAAACTCACTAGATTTCTAGTAAATTTAACTAAGGAGACTCTTGATAAGTCTCGAATCGTCAACTCTTTGGATCTTTTCCACCATGGATCAGATCATCTTCTCCACAACTGATTAACAGACCAAAAAGCGCAAAACACTCCGCGAGATCTTGGTAGAACTGATGAACAAACTAAGCCCGCGAGAGCAGCTGGGTAAAAAGGTGTTTTTTCAAGATAATTGGTACGGATTTTCGCAATACAGAAAATACAGGAAAAACAGCACCGGTATAGAACGAACAATTACGGAATTTTTCACTTTTTGCGGATGTTAACTTGTGCCGACAAAAATTTGCGATTCCTCTAATTTTTCATAGAAGTTAAGCTGGCTACTTTTTTATCCTAGATCAATTAGCCATGTTCGGCCATTCGTCGGAAAATCGTGTTTCTTGAGTCTAGCTCGTTGTATGTGCCCTGATCGGTAATTCGACCGTGACCCATTAGGTAGATGGCGTCACATTGGCGAACGGTTGCAAGGCGGTGGGCAATCATGATGATGGTTTTCTTGCCTGAGAAGTCGTGGATCGCGTCCATTATTAGCTTTTCGGTAATACCGTCCAGGGCGCTGGTGGCTTCATCCAACACCAGTACGTCTGCAT comes from the Marinobacter psychrophilus genome and includes:
- a CDS encoding polysaccharide pyruvyl transferase family protein — encoded protein: MSFKVAVINDTSVTMHYGCERVMKNLRKLLTSIGMDVSFLWPVGEKLTDNDLPTSLDLIIVNGEGTLHHDADRERVGWLLEVPMLAKKRNCPAVLINATIYKNSDSFYENIKCFDSIWCRDTYSQDLLRSKGVNSKYCPDLTMIYELKPCHNKMFRKKYC
- a CDS encoding glycosyltransferase — translated: MANSELAICIFSYNQGNRLGKCIDSFVNMAPNCNLYIFDDDSSDEETIKVLQKNKHVVKDIFFPVLFR